One segment of Candidatus Hydrogenedentota bacterium DNA contains the following:
- a CDS encoding phosphatidylserine/phosphatidylglycerophosphate/cardiolipin synthase family protein, producing the protein MFFRQIKHFLCAVLFLIPTGAACADGPLPPLHPILEPAFQRELNEKTNSVLSVSDEIQVLVNGVASYPVRWRMLEEAKKSIYFTTMYIFNDETTRKFADLLIRKKKEGVDVKMIVFGMYSIANRPFYKKMRQNGIGVEMYGKMSEVVFPNPAKFWRKHLHDKYLVVDGQEALTGGMNWSGRYERGGTVAKKAWRDTDIYVRGPQAAIVEAEFVKRWNRSADQESFDCADRQLRAAYAEAMFPAHLRYEDYLAPDPRAPYGCRVRGLTRFLYQQPFEYNGVAHMTPFFKETIDRAQSHVYWQCISMRPAPIQKQALIAAAKRGVDVRLMTNSRRNMRMIMFGAGPYYDFTRQEYPPLLEAGVRIFEYSGDAPMHSKGFLVDDVVAAIGSYNTTFTSEKYYTESAIATLDTDAIQAVKRMFEDDFAQCSEVKAWKPRKPERID; encoded by the coding sequence ATGTTCTTCAGGCAAATAAAACATTTTCTATGCGCCGTCTTGTTCCTGATCCCGACCGGTGCGGCTTGCGCGGACGGCCCGCTGCCGCCGCTGCATCCCATTCTCGAACCGGCGTTTCAGCGCGAACTGAACGAAAAGACCAACAGCGTCCTGAGTGTGAGCGACGAAATCCAGGTGCTGGTCAACGGCGTGGCCTCGTATCCGGTGCGCTGGCGCATGCTCGAAGAAGCCAAAAAGTCCATCTATTTCACGACCATGTACATATTCAACGACGAAACGACCCGGAAGTTCGCCGATCTGTTGATCCGCAAAAAGAAAGAGGGCGTGGACGTCAAGATGATTGTTTTCGGTATGTACTCCATCGCCAACCGGCCGTTTTACAAGAAAATGAGGCAAAACGGGATTGGCGTCGAGATGTACGGCAAAATGTCGGAGGTCGTTTTTCCGAACCCCGCCAAATTCTGGCGCAAGCATTTACACGACAAATACCTCGTGGTGGACGGCCAGGAGGCGCTGACCGGCGGCATGAACTGGAGCGGACGTTACGAGCGCGGCGGCACCGTCGCGAAGAAGGCGTGGCGCGACACGGACATCTATGTGCGCGGCCCGCAGGCCGCGATCGTCGAGGCGGAATTCGTGAAGCGCTGGAACCGTTCCGCGGACCAGGAATCCTTTGATTGCGCGGACCGCCAGTTACGCGCCGCGTATGCCGAAGCGATGTTTCCCGCGCACCTGCGTTACGAGGACTATCTCGCGCCGGATCCGCGGGCGCCATACGGTTGCCGGGTCCGCGGCCTGACGCGGTTCCTGTATCAGCAGCCTTTCGAGTACAACGGCGTCGCGCACATGACGCCCTTTTTCAAGGAAACGATAGACCGCGCCCAATCGCATGTCTATTGGCAGTGCATTTCGATGCGGCCGGCGCCGATTCAGAAACAGGCGCTCATCGCCGCCGCGAAACGCGGCGTGGACGTGCGTCTCATGACCAATTCGCGGCGCAACATGCGCATGATCATGTTCGGGGCCGGGCCTTACTACGATTTTACGCGCCAGGAATATCCGCCGCTGCTGGAGGCGGGCGTGCGCATCTTCGAGTATTCGGGCGACGCCCCGATGCACTCGAAGGGATTCCTGGTTGACGACGTTGTCGCGGCCATCGGTTCGTACAACACGACGTTTACGTCCGAAAAATACTACACCGAATCCGCCATTGCCACCCTCGACACCGATGCCATACAGGCCGTCAAGCGCATGTTTGAAGACGACTTTGCGCAATGCAGCGAAGTGAAGGCGTGGAAGCCGCGGAAGCCGGAACGGATTGATTGA
- a CDS encoding cytochrome c biogenesis protein CcdA codes for MIFSHRSLRDRDVLRNAALAMLLVSFVAATTASGATDAPAPTVSAAFETGAVHAGATARANVNVIFAEGWHVNAHKPNDEYLIPTDLKIDPPTGIAVRETTYPEPEKMVLEGTGETLLTYGPKFSIGIMFDIAPDVQPGEHTINGVLEYQACDKKQCYPPNSIPVTWTVNVISATQSLAPQPTQSPKEPNTSTSTNIPNPIPQTPYPNADWIPLANAFTVAGDASGYLNATDFIAFLDEVETGRGMAGKNSLVGQTGWLVVVFAIVGGLLLNLTPCVLPLIPINLGIIGAGAKAGSRGRGFLLGGTYGTGIAITYGVLGLVVILGVSKTFGAINATPWFNAGIAIVFTALALAMFDVYLLDFTRFQTRLGFRKGGGHFTAAFVMGAVSALLAGACVAPVIISTIVYAQDRYANGVWAALFLPFLVGVGMALPWPFAGAGLSFLPKPGAWMVRVKQAFGVLILLFAAYYAHLAYDLVRARHADGELAGWTPSIAEGLARAQREQKPVFIDFWATWCKNCTMMDKTTFLDPDVQKRMAGYVKIKFQAERPSDPDTRKAMEHFGVVGLPTYMVLKPPKP; via the coding sequence ATGATTTTCTCCCACCGTTCTTTGCGCGACAGGGATGTCTTGCGGAATGCCGCGCTTGCGATGCTGTTGGTCTCTTTTGTCGCGGCAACCACCGCCTCAGGCGCAACAGACGCACCGGCGCCCACCGTCTCCGCCGCATTCGAAACCGGCGCCGTCCATGCCGGAGCGACGGCCCGCGCCAACGTGAATGTCATCTTTGCCGAGGGATGGCACGTCAATGCGCACAAACCCAACGATGAATACCTGATTCCCACGGATCTGAAAATTGATCCGCCGACCGGCATCGCCGTCCGTGAAACCACCTATCCCGAACCGGAGAAAATGGTTCTCGAGGGGACCGGCGAAACGCTGCTCACCTACGGGCCCAAATTTTCCATCGGCATCATGTTCGACATCGCACCGGATGTCCAGCCCGGCGAACACACCATAAACGGCGTCCTTGAATATCAAGCCTGCGACAAAAAACAGTGTTACCCGCCAAACTCGATTCCCGTGACATGGACGGTCAATGTCATTTCAGCAACACAATCGCTTGCGCCGCAACCCACCCAATCGCCGAAGGAACCGAACACAAGCACGAGCACGAATATCCCAAACCCCATACCCCAAACCCCATACCCCAATGCCGATTGGATTCCACTCGCAAACGCATTCACCGTGGCGGGCGACGCGTCCGGATACCTCAATGCGACGGATTTCATCGCCTTTCTCGATGAGGTCGAAACCGGCCGCGGCATGGCCGGCAAGAATTCCCTTGTCGGCCAAACCGGCTGGCTTGTCGTCGTGTTCGCGATTGTCGGCGGATTGCTGCTCAACCTGACGCCGTGCGTGCTCCCGCTGATCCCCATCAACCTCGGCATTATCGGCGCGGGGGCCAAGGCCGGATCGCGCGGGCGCGGATTCCTGCTCGGCGGAACCTACGGCACGGGCATCGCGATCACATACGGCGTGCTCGGACTCGTCGTCATCCTGGGCGTGTCCAAAACCTTCGGGGCGATCAACGCCACGCCATGGTTCAACGCGGGGATTGCGATCGTTTTCACGGCGCTTGCCCTTGCGATGTTCGACGTCTACCTCTTGGATTTCACGCGCTTTCAGACCCGACTCGGTTTCCGGAAAGGCGGCGGCCATTTTACCGCCGCGTTCGTCATGGGCGCGGTTTCGGCGCTGCTCGCCGGCGCCTGTGTCGCGCCGGTGATTATTTCGACCATCGTCTACGCGCAGGACCGTTATGCGAACGGCGTGTGGGCGGCGTTGTTCCTGCCGTTTCTCGTCGGCGTGGGCATGGCGTTGCCGTGGCCCTTCGCGGGCGCGGGACTGTCCTTCCTTCCCAAGCCCGGCGCGTGGATGGTGCGCGTGAAACAGGCGTTCGGCGTGCTGATCCTTTTATTCGCGGCCTACTACGCCCATCTCGCCTACGACCTCGTGCGCGCCCGGCATGCCGACGGCGAACTGGCCGGTTGGACGCCTTCGATCGCGGAGGGTCTCGCCCGGGCACAACGCGAACAAAAGCCCGTGTTCATTGATTTCTGGGCGACATGGTGCAAGAACTGCACCATGATGGACAAAACGACGTTCCTCGACCCCGATGTCCAGAAGCGCATGGCCGGATACGTCAAA
- a CDS encoding YfhO family protein: protein MNEEPARRSLRFSSVILHPSSCILAGAAAILAVLAYPLFTGRVYTYSDLGAYHLPLRAFYNECLRQGFDFAWMPSILCGYYVHAEGQAGMYHPLHWLLYRFLALEPAFVLECVMAYPFMFAGTVLFLRRWRLPMPACLFGASLFTFGGFNLLHSMHINALQVISHIPWLLALVDVSLRGKNPRARRMAAAGVALLSASQWLLGFPQAVYFSALAEGPYALFAAGILIRGGESARVVVARLAWLAFAKGTGMAIGAVQWIPTLDMLAGSERAQPSPAFSFSLSLEPKNLLQFIGPYFFTEGIYAGRMSKPTAVEFGLYNGAAATALAAWALGMLWGSRNGRRASNSGPTPSEGVSAVPLACAAFVFGAFALLMAFGEHAWVYPFVSKLPFLRSFRGAARHIVLVHLSLAVLGAFAFAGLNRPPGRAPAGLLAGLVAASWILAGLLAIRFQPLQELYASCLAPMPAWFIGPVLITLAAILVLASSRGSRIALAALVLFATGDQALYGLHFVWPSKPQTLSEYIGQFPPPPVAGARLYQHEANAFSLRNIDNCGGYTGVDLRTRLTYDVDHPAALRLAGVRWATRVPQRPHIKPEWIELRHVLPRVRLVTETLQSDNLERDIQGVDLFRAAFVERPLALPDGLPGTILRTASHPGYYRIEAEASSRQLLVLAASYHQGWRATVDGKHAVVERVNGDFMGCVIEPGIHAVEFRFDPESLAMGKRVSGLGLAVLACMLAAAATARTSMSSSCVPVVDKAARVDLE, encoded by the coding sequence ATGAACGAAGAACCGGCAAGGCGTTCGCTTCGTTTTTCATCTGTAATCCTTCATCCTTCCTCTTGCATTCTGGCCGGCGCCGCCGCGATCCTGGCGGTCTTGGCTTATCCCCTGTTCACCGGCCGCGTTTACACGTATTCCGATTTGGGCGCTTATCATCTTCCGTTGCGCGCGTTCTACAACGAATGCCTCCGGCAGGGATTCGACTTTGCCTGGATGCCGTCCATCCTGTGCGGCTATTACGTCCATGCGGAAGGGCAGGCGGGCATGTACCACCCATTGCACTGGCTGCTGTACCGTTTCCTCGCGCTGGAACCGGCTTTTGTCCTTGAGTGTGTGATGGCCTACCCGTTTATGTTCGCGGGGACGGTCCTTTTTCTACGGCGCTGGCGGTTGCCCATGCCCGCCTGCCTTTTCGGCGCGTCGCTTTTCACGTTCGGCGGTTTTAACCTGCTGCACAGCATGCACATCAATGCGCTGCAGGTGATTTCGCACATTCCGTGGCTGCTTGCGTTGGTGGATGTTTCTTTGCGGGGGAAAAATCCGCGCGCGCGCCGCATGGCCGCCGCCGGCGTCGCGCTGTTGTCCGCGTCGCAATGGCTGCTGGGATTCCCGCAGGCCGTGTATTTTTCCGCGCTGGCCGAAGGGCCCTATGCGCTGTTTGCGGCGGGCATTCTGATTCGGGGCGGCGAGTCCGCCCGGGTCGTTGTCGCGCGGCTGGCGTGGCTTGCCTTCGCAAAAGGGACCGGCATGGCGATTGGGGCGGTCCAGTGGATTCCCACTTTGGACATGCTGGCCGGGTCGGAACGCGCCCAACCGTCGCCGGCGTTCAGTTTTTCGCTGTCCCTGGAACCGAAGAACCTGTTGCAGTTTATCGGGCCGTACTTTTTTACGGAAGGCATCTACGCGGGCCGCATGTCCAAGCCCACCGCCGTCGAATTCGGCTTGTACAACGGTGCCGCCGCCACGGCGTTGGCCGCATGGGCGCTGGGAATGTTGTGGGGATCGCGAAATGGTCGGAGAGCATCGAACAGCGGGCCGACGCCATCCGAAGGAGTGTCCGCGGTTCCTCTGGCGTGCGCCGCCTTTGTTTTTGGCGCGTTTGCGCTGCTGATGGCGTTCGGTGAACACGCGTGGGTCTATCCGTTCGTGTCTAAACTGCCGTTTCTGCGATCGTTTCGCGGGGCGGCCCGGCACATCGTGCTGGTCCACCTCTCGCTGGCCGTTCTTGGCGCATTCGCGTTCGCCGGGCTGAACCGGCCGCCGGGACGCGCACCCGCCGGACTGCTGGCGGGACTGGTCGCGGCGTCGTGGATTTTGGCGGGCCTGTTGGCGATACGGTTCCAACCCTTGCAGGAGTTGTACGCCTCCTGTCTCGCTCCGATGCCCGCGTGGTTCATCGGCCCCGTGCTGATTACGCTGGCCGCGATCCTTGTGTTGGCGTCCTCGCGCGGCTCCCGGATCGCGCTGGCCGCGCTGGTATTGTTTGCCACCGGGGATCAGGCCTTGTACGGACTGCATTTTGTCTGGCCGTCCAAGCCCCAGACGTTGAGCGAATACATCGGGCAGTTTCCGCCGCCGCCGGTCGCGGGCGCCCGGCTGTACCAGCACGAGGCCAACGCATTCAGCCTGCGGAACATTGACAATTGCGGGGGGTACACCGGCGTGGACCTGCGCACACGGCTCACCTACGACGTGGATCATCCGGCCGCCCTTCGACTCGCCGGCGTGCGCTGGGCGACACGCGTCCCGCAGCGCCCCCATATCAAACCGGAATGGATCGAACTGCGGCATGTCCTGCCGCGCGTCCGCTTGGTGACCGAAACGCTTCAGAGCGACAACCTGGAACGCGACATACAGGGCGTGGACTTGTTTCGCGCGGCCTTTGTGGAGCGTCCCCTCGCATTGCCGGACGGTTTGCCGGGCACGATCTTGCGCACGGCCTCCCACCCGGGCTACTACCGCATCGAAGCCGAGGCCTCCTCGCGGCAACTGTTGGTCCTCGCTGCAAGTTACCACCAGGGTTGGCGGGCGACCGTTGACGGCAAACACGCTGTCGTGGAACGGGTGAACGGCGATTTCATGGGATGCGTGATCGAGCCCGGCATCCACGCGGTCGAATTTCGTTTCGATCCCGAAAGTCTTGCCATGGGCAAACGCGTTTCGGGACTTGGGCTGGCGGTTTTGGCGTGCATGCTGGCCGCCGCCGCGACGGCCAGGACAAGCATGTCTTCCTCTTGTGTTCCGGTTGTGGACAAAGCGGCTCGGGTGGACTTGGAATAA
- the rfaE2 gene encoding D-glycero-beta-D-manno-heptose 1-phosphate adenylyltransferase: MTQTNYRELLARFETKRVLVVGDIYLDENVFGIVTGISLEAPIPIFEVQERKHNPGAAGNAACNVAALGAKTYMIGVVGNDSNADIVRKEFAVRNVDTSGVVTDPGRPTNTYGKLRAGGHNTPTQEVLRTDTPAPVFISGDVEEQVVANIRARAPEVDAIMVGDQVSSVVTERVIAEIVACARKHKLLTVADSRKRASAFKDFDLVTPNDREAGLATGVDVRDEASLMEAGRKLLSFARNAMITRGPDGITIFAQDGSVETVPILPCDVVDVTGAGDTVTAAVTLTMLAGGTLRDAAFVGNAAAGVAVAQKGVVTVTREETLRAIEGAKGPAKLKTLDELAPVVQRLQMEGKTVVWTNGCFDILHVGHITYLQKAAKLGDVLVVGLNSDASVRENKGPTRPVVNEADRALVLSALACVDYLVIFGDKTTVRFLEALKPDVYAKGGDYTLETIVQEERRVVEGYGGRIAIIPGVEGQSTTAIIERIVQG, from the coding sequence ATGACTCAGACGAATTACCGCGAGTTGCTGGCGCGATTCGAGACCAAGCGCGTGCTGGTTGTCGGCGACATCTATCTGGACGAGAATGTATTCGGCATCGTGACCGGCATCAGCCTTGAGGCGCCGATACCGATCTTCGAGGTGCAGGAGCGTAAACACAATCCCGGCGCTGCGGGAAACGCCGCCTGCAACGTGGCGGCGCTGGGCGCCAAGACCTATATGATCGGCGTGGTGGGCAACGATTCAAACGCCGACATTGTCCGCAAGGAATTCGCCGTGCGCAACGTGGACACGTCCGGTGTGGTGACGGATCCGGGACGCCCCACCAACACCTACGGCAAGTTGCGGGCGGGCGGACACAATACGCCGACACAGGAAGTGCTGCGCACGGACACGCCCGCGCCCGTGTTTATTTCCGGCGACGTCGAGGAGCAGGTCGTCGCCAATATTCGCGCGCGCGCGCCCGAAGTGGACGCGATCATGGTCGGCGATCAGGTGTCGTCCGTCGTAACTGAACGTGTAATCGCCGAAATCGTTGCATGCGCCCGGAAACACAAATTGCTTACGGTCGCCGATTCGCGCAAGCGGGCATCGGCCTTCAAGGATTTTGACCTTGTGACGCCCAATGACCGTGAAGCGGGGCTTGCGACGGGCGTTGACGTGCGCGACGAGGCATCCCTTATGGAAGCGGGCCGTAAACTCCTGTCGTTCGCGCGCAACGCCATGATTACCCGCGGACCGGATGGCATTACGATCTTCGCCCAGGACGGATCCGTCGAGACCGTTCCGATCCTGCCCTGCGACGTGGTGGACGTTACCGGCGCAGGCGACACGGTCACGGCGGCCGTGACACTGACGATGCTGGCCGGCGGCACGTTGCGCGACGCCGCGTTTGTGGGAAACGCCGCCGCCGGCGTTGCCGTCGCCCAAAAAGGCGTGGTTACGGTCACGCGCGAGGAAACCTTGCGGGCCATCGAGGGGGCCAAGGGGCCCGCCAAACTGAAAACGCTCGACGAACTCGCGCCGGTCGTCCAACGTCTCCAAATGGAAGGCAAGACCGTCGTATGGACGAACGGATGCTTCGACATCCTGCATGTCGGGCACATTACCTATTTGCAGAAAGCGGCGAAACTGGGCGACGTGCTGGTCGTCGGACTCAACAGCGACGCTTCGGTGCGCGAAAACAAGGGGCCGACCCGTCCGGTTGTGAACGAAGCCGATCGCGCGCTCGTGCTTTCGGCCTTGGCGTGCGTGGATTACCTCGTCATTTTCGGCGACAAGACGACGGTTCGTTTTCTTGAAGCCTTGAAACCGGACGTGTATGCCAAGGGCGGAGATTACACGCTTGAAACGATCGTGCAGGAAGAGCGGCGCGTCGTCGAGGGCTACGGTGGGCGCATCGCCATTATCCCCGGCGTGGAGGGACAATCCACGACGGCGATTATCGAGCGCATCGTGCAAGGCTGA
- a CDS encoding PilZ domain-containing protein has protein sequence MAEQRADIESFLVIDEPVLLHLAVARHSGQRYRSMVRGWVKSRYIMLDRPRTENRYLHLERGEPCVVRFLTHGNACGFESTILDWDTRPHISYCLVAWPESMELVTFRKHQRIDLFIPCRLALEGKECEAELRDLSINGCRVSAPIAVSNDEDVELTFTLPDGVPISGLRAKVRNAHATDSGTFFGCEFQEGQEHFQSDLAFYVAASLERSSGDHKTPPRVLIVEQDQERITPLREAFMEKGWHVFATPSSVEALLRLRMIPPTAVLVNHAQSDVAGVQFLDLLKAARWVEAIPVFIYGTEGKAPAGSAAAYLPPGMSPRDMCEAVTGRVRPAGSGSPSSDAGVNIV, from the coding sequence ATGGCCGAACAACGTGCGGACATAGAGTCGTTTCTGGTCATAGACGAGCCGGTGCTGCTGCATCTGGCGGTGGCGCGTCATTCGGGCCAGCGATACCGCTCGATGGTTCGCGGGTGGGTGAAGTCGCGGTATATCATGCTGGATCGCCCCCGCACGGAAAACCGCTACCTGCACTTGGAACGCGGCGAGCCGTGCGTGGTCCGGTTCCTGACGCACGGCAACGCCTGCGGTTTCGAGTCAACGATTCTCGACTGGGACACGCGCCCGCATATTTCCTACTGTCTTGTCGCGTGGCCGGAGAGCATGGAACTGGTGACGTTCCGCAAGCATCAGCGCATCGATCTTTTCATTCCCTGCCGGTTGGCGCTCGAAGGCAAGGAGTGCGAGGCGGAACTGCGCGATCTCAGCATCAACGGCTGCCGCGTGTCGGCGCCGATCGCCGTGTCGAACGACGAAGACGTCGAATTGACGTTCACGCTTCCCGACGGCGTGCCCATTTCGGGGTTGCGCGCCAAGGTGCGCAACGCCCACGCGACCGATTCGGGCACCTTCTTCGGATGCGAATTTCAGGAGGGGCAGGAACATTTTCAGAGCGATCTGGCTTTTTATGTGGCGGCTTCCCTCGAACGATCAAGCGGCGATCACAAAACCCCGCCCCGCGTGCTGATTGTCGAACAGGATCAGGAACGCATCACGCCGCTGCGGGAAGCGTTCATGGAGAAAGGCTGGCACGTGTTCGCCACGCCGAGTTCGGTCGAGGCGTTGTTGCGGCTTCGCATGATTCCGCCGACGGCCGTGCTGGTGAACCATGCGCAGTCCGACGTGGCGGGCGTTCAATTTTTGGACCTGCTCAAGGCTGCGCGTTGGGTCGAGGCCATTCCCGTCTTTATTTATGGGACCGAGGGCAAGGCGCCGGCGGGTAGCGCGGCCGCTTATCTGCCGCCCGGCATGAGTCCGCGCGACATGTGCGAGGCGGTCACCGGCCGGGTGCGTCCTGCGGGATCCGGTTCGCCGTCCTCCGATGCCGGCGTCAACATCGTTTAG